A part of Leishmania panamensis strain MHOM/PA/94/PSC-1 chromosome 34 sequence genomic DNA contains:
- a CDS encoding hypothetical protein (TriTrypDB/GeneDB-style sysID: LpmP.34.1850): MSRRLFVRNMNGELSSTWRHGGAEANTMGVNVATFGATGILGHHIHAVNCYHGYTSILPFRFRAGMPSSVRQMRSSGDGTVGQNFDTDYEIDKEFVVKAILEKVDNVINVVGAWQEPACYENSQSWFSMEAINVEWPRMLARWCREMGILKLTHMSMVGADLDSPSKLLRQKREAEIAVLEEFPTATIIRGTDIFAENDFSYSKYLKAQRYMKIVPVPNHGQRIHQPVFAGDLAEAAARSLLLDHTEGRIAELGGPVRFTTNDLLRWCSECNNQRHLTVHLPKIVFDIACHINERYPIHQGILLGTKAPTWNKDWVERQFIDNCAMPERDPDLLDWEDFGIPREDLYRMEEKYFITSVMWSKSSPYLDYANRM; the protein is encoded by the coding sequence ATGTCTCGACGCCTGTTTGTGCGTAACATGAACGGGGAGCTCTCCTCGACGTGGCgccacggcggtgcggaggCGAACACGATGGGTGTCAACGTCGCTACCTTCGGCGCGACGGGCATCCTTGGTCACCACATCCACGCGGTGAACTGTTATCATGGCTACACCAGCATCCTCCCCTTCCGCTTCCGTGCTGGTATGCCAAGCAGTGTGCGCCAGATGCGTTCGAGTGGTGACGGTACGGTTGGGCAGAACTTCGACACGGATTATGAAATCGACAAAGAGTTTGTCGTCAAGGCGATCTTGGAAAAGGTGGACAACGTCATCAACGTTGTTGGAGCGTGGCAGGAGCCGGCGTGCTACGAGAATAGTCAGTCGTGGTTTTCGATGGAGGCGATCAACGTTGAGTGGCCGCGTATGCTCGCTAGGTGGTGCCGCGAAATGGGTATTCTCAAACTCACCCACATGTCTATGGTCGGCGCGGATTTAGACAGCCCATcaaagctgctgcggcagaaaCGCGAGGCTGAGATCGCCGTGCTTGAGGAGTTCCCAACGGCTACGATCATTCGCGGCACGGATATCTTTGCCGAGAACGACTTCTCCTACTCCAAATACCTGAAAGCACAACGTTACATGAAGATCGTGCCCGTCCCGAACCATGGCCAGCGCATCCACCAACCGGTGTTTGCCGGCGACCTTGCCGAGGCCGCTGCCCGCTCTCTGCTCCTTGATCACACGGAGGGTCGCATTGCTGAGCTCGGCGGCCCGGTGCGCTTCACCACGAATGACTTGCTGCGTTGGTGCTCCGAGTGCAACAACCAGCGCCACCTGACAGTGCACCTGCCGAAGATTGTCTTCGACATTGCGTGCCACATCAACGAGCGCTACCCAATACACCAGGGTATCCTGCTAGGTACGAAGGCGCCGACCTGGAACAAGGACTGGGTGGAGCGCCAGTTTATCGACAACTGCGCTATGCCAGAGCGCGACCCGGATTTGCTGGACTGGGAGGACTTTGGCATCCCACGAGAGGACTTGTATCGTATGGAGGAGAAGTACTTCATCACATCGGTGATGTGGTCCAAGAGTTCGCCGTACCTGGACTACGCCAACCGCATGTGA
- a CDS encoding hypothetical protein (TriTrypDB/GeneDB-style sysID: LpmP.34.1860), whose protein sequence is MPSCVFTRTQVLNNLPDEVARREAEAIPEFIYLFLRDVFLAVDEDGDGYVTGEAVSRLFPAFTPAGATKDAASCPAASGFMAPTVRPTWWSPTSYIAPTRCAATAQQRPLDFCSFMQTYWPMVSDKMAHLVSNTWSQQRSDNLSDAVDNSREQCASASRRPICSPSPFRDVSAPPVRGQPTSPLAAVVTGGHLASSPVRGAGTLSERESVAPEQHRLYCEAIQCMWTSGYPLSPHAFTPSPALSVSSPIPPPCPQRLLTENDMEELLVAFSYLDRHRSGYVGVADVADALQSLLRTAACPGQGFVSPNPSEVSDEVRQLAHAMLRVALSSTATPLGAAVAQGMPIPSASSSETPPALPSPSSSGPCMSWTVFARSFQCDTGAFPAELIAWCAGCARTSREPSPRALATAPQWMSPVECAYVQQLLVSYVDVLCAEKGRVSSGPSLTATEKADPAPVSALSQRFSVNTRSTRKSSQRCQSAGTCDDNRHSQYVCHTHATAVALQQWCRRTDAQAHQSAASDTTTLPLALLEVGLRQDLRAFLFPETFKSSAAAGAALEEVVEHHVRAVCALARRTALLPAHCHSPKERMAGKVSPLRGCGGHPGESVSVDVNTLVDVITADPRCLQLEVLVPLESRLSAVVDAAQHHPRRLVEEAVRLLSLFVHGTRRNESVLELAGVLELRCALFEVSPSLARLITGSTCLREGRLCLEECMVMLSTHVLSVPPPLPVSFFPFFEETVFANSPLITPGGLVAALCDHPGYAMLQDARLLKASHGWLRYACRRLSPLEQRTVIEALQRSCGSSSRGGSLFKAAACDFGTILDAEHNNREQQHSLSVYDMYSAMLPQVRASCWVCRVDPVVAAHVTLVLVAASASADTTALTEESVWWADVSTLLGQWVSAHHRHSCLLGSADAWAMNAITCTAAELGLSCCRAVSKVLSHLHITSPIMSRVMVVEEEELTQSLTRVVGSLSLWAPPPSANAELKLSSSAACARLVDTLVGACPRHEATLVDVSSLLRRWLEAYPLPLPVTHLSLCCAVQEVGSAYYTLKRLAASEEDQRRRSETPAGRAAAPPCAVSRGLVTTTAASRGASPAPVVTGISPVCLSALLENEDLLLALYAVSPPEAVGVWGGALCHLGALLRPLLLSSTGIRVSLDKLSARPLRCGGAAATAAPSSADLPPLAMDASHRSGDQNALADAIRSMAVPASVQHAVAQLFACVDAEGTGAVTEDQLRSHRSQVPVTARYGWHRFVTALCSSYAMTSSSSSSSATTPCALIAGGLSAGVLQSHRWQRRHRAAASSLCCASKAQSQSKKVSCSSVTTQHTDDDAAATYSLEDVLIRMAELRVCVQAQLLEESSARAEAEVSIVVARKAGLAPARATTDADSPLSTAAGQNTTVPSPPTAGTAQWWATYLEKLCQSYSPLAL, encoded by the coding sequence ATGCCATCGTGTGTCTTTACCCGCACTCAGGTACTGAACAACCTCCCTGATGAAGTTGCCCGtcgggaggcggaggcgattcCAGAGTTCATCTACCTTTTTCTGCGTGATGTTTTCCTCGCCGTTGATGAGGATGGTGACGGCTACGTGACGGGTGAGGCTGTATCACGCCTGTTCCCGGCCTTCACGCCCGCGGGGGCAACAAAGGATGCTGCTTCGTGCCCCGCTGCCTCCGGCTTCATGGCACCGACAGTGCGTCCGACTTGGTGGAGTCCAACGTCGTATATTGCCCCCACAAGgtgcgctgccactgcccaGCAGCGCCCTTTGGACTTCTGCAGTTTCATGCAGACGTACTGGCCGATGGTGAGCGATAAGATGGCGCATCTTGTGAGTAACACATGGagccagcagcgcagtgaCAACCTCAGCGACGCTGTTGACAACTCTCGTGAACAGTGCGCGTCGGCGAGTCGTCGGCCCATTtgctccccttccccctttcgcgacgtgtcggcgccgccggtACGGGGACAACCGACGAGCCctcttgctgctgtcgttACTGGCGGCCACTTAGCCTCATCGCCTGTGCGTGGTGCGGGGACGCTGTCGGAGAGAGAGTCTGTCGCCCcagagcagcaccgtctctACTGTGAAGCTATTCAGTGTATGTGGACGAGTGGCTACCCGCTGTCGCCGCATGCCTTCACGCCTTCCCCTGCGCTCTCTGTATCATCGCCAATACCGCCACCGTGTCCGCAGCGGCTTTTAACGGAGAACGACATGGAAGAGCTCCTCGTGGCCTTTTCCTATCTGGACAGACACCGGAGCGGGTACGTAGGTGTGGCGGACGTGGCTGACGCACTGCAGTCGCTCCTTCGCACAGCCGCATGCCCTGGCCAGGGCTTTGTTTCCCCCAACCCGTCGGAGGTGAGCGACGAGGTTCGACAGCTTGCACATGCGATGTTACGCGTGGCCTTGTCCTCGACCGCCACTCcactcggtgctgctgtcgcacaGGGAATGCCGATCCCTTCAGCTTCCTCCTCTGAGACTCCTCCTGCTCTTCCCTCGCCATCTAGCAGCGGTCCCTGTATGAGCTGGACGGTGTTTGCACGTTCGTTCCAGTGCGACACCGGCGCCTTTCCAGCAGAACtcatcgcgtggtgcgcaggGTGCGCTCGCACGAGCCGGGAGCCGTCCCCCCGCGCGCTGGCCACTGCGCCGCAGTGGATGTCTCCAGTAGAGTGTGCGTatgttcagcagctgcttgtcTCGTATGTGGACGTGCTGTGCGCTGAGAAGGGTCGTGTTTCTTCTGGCCCGTCTCTGACTGCGACCGAGAAGGCAGACCCGGCGCCAGTGTCTGCGCTCTCCCAGCGCTTCTCTGTGAACACCCGCTCCACAAGGAAGTCGTCGCAAAGGTGCCAGTCGGCGGGCACCTGCGACGATAATCGCCACAGCCAATATGTGTGCCATACGCATGCGACTGCGGTCGCACTacagcagtggtgccgccgcacgGACGCACAAGCGCACCAATCAGCAGCGAGCGACACGACTACTCTGCCACTGGCTCTGCTGGAAGTGGGTCTTCGGCAGGATCTGCGGGCGTTCCTGTTTCCTGAGACATTCAAATCTTCTGCTGCGGCAggggcagcgctggaggaggtggtcgAACACCATGTGCGGgccgtgtgcgcgcttgcACGACGCACAGCCCTTCTCCCTGCACACTGTCATTCTCCAAAGGAGAGGATGGCGGGCAAGGTGTCGCCGCTTCGCGGTTGCGGCGGACATCCTGGGGAGTCGGTGTCCGTGGACGTGAACACGTTAGTCGATGTTATCACTGCCGACCCGCGGTGCCTACAGCTGGAGGTACTAGTGCCTTTGGAGTCACGGCTGTCCGCCGTTGTAGACGCTGCTCAGCACCACCCGCGGCGCCTTGTCGAGGAGGCCGTGAGACTCCTTTCGCTCTTTGTGCATGGCACACGACGGAACGAGAGCGTGCTGGAGCTTGCAGGCGTGCTGGAACTGCGGTGTGCGCTGTTTGAggtgtccccctccctggCGCGGCTCATCACCGGGTCCACGTGCCTCCGCGAGGGCCGACTGTGCTTGGAGGAGTGCATGGTCATGCTCTCTACCCACGTCCTGTCGGTGCCGCCACCCTTGCCCGTCTCCTTTTTCCCATTTTTCGAGGAAACTGTTTTTGCAAACTCCCCATTGATCACACCTGGCGGCTTGGTGGCTGCACTGTGTGATCATCCGGGCTACGCAATGCTGCAGGATGCGCGCTTGCTGAAGGCGTCGCATGGTTGGCTGCGCTACGCGTGCCGACGGCTGTCGCCCTTGGAGCAGCGCACCGTCATTGAGGCGCTACAACGCAGTtgcggtagcagcagcagaggagggagttTATTCAAAGCCGCCGCGTGCGACTTCGGCACAATCCTCGATGCAGagcacaacaacagagagcagcaacactctctttctgtgtatGACATGTACAGTGCAATGTTGCCACAGGTCAGGGCAAGCTGTTGGGTATGCAGAGTGGACCCTGTCGTGGCGGCGCACGTTACGCTCGTCCTGGTCGCTGCCAGCGCAAGCGCCGATACGACCGCGTTGACAGAGGAGTCTGTATGGTGGGCTGATGTTAGCACTTTGCTGGGGCAGTGGGTCAGcgctcaccaccgccatagTTGTCTTCTAGGGAGCGCTGATGCATGGGCCATGAATGCTATCACCTGTACTGCTGCAGAGTTGGGGCTATCATGCTGCCGAGCTGTGAGCAAAGTACTAAGCCACCTACACATCACATCACCCATCATGTCGCGTGTGATGGTTgttgaagaggaggagctgacgCAGTCTCTGACTCGTGTGGttgggtctctctctctgtgggcgCCTCCGCCCTCGGCGAATGCAGAATTGAAGTTGTCTTCCTCcgcggcgtgtgcgcggctTGTCGACACGCTCGTTGGCGCGTGTCCTCGTCACGAGGCAACGCTCGTGGATGTCTCCTCGCTGCTCCGACGGTGGTTGGAGGCGTACCCTTTGCCACTACCAGTCACGCATCTGTCACTGTGCTGCGCTGTCCAGGAGGTTGGGTCCGCGTACTACACTCTAAAGCGGCTCGCCGCCTCCGAGGAGGATCAGCGTCGACGAAGCGAGACGCCAGCAGGCcgggctgcagcgccgccctgCGCCGTTAGCAGGGGGCTCGTAACCACAACGGCAGCGAGCAGAGGAGCGTCGCCTGCCCCTGTCGTGACCGGCATCAGCCCGGTGTGCTTGTCGGCGCTTCTGGAGAACGAAGACCTTCTCCTCGCACTTTATGCGGTGAGCCCGCCAGAGGCAGTCGGTGTATGGGGTGGTGCACTGTGCCACCTCGGTGCTCTGCttcgcccgctgctgctgagctcGACAGGCATACGAGTCTCACTGGATAAGCTCAGTGCGCGGCCGTTGAggtgtggaggcgctgcggccacAGCTGCGCCCAGCTCAGCCGATTTGCCCCCACTTGCGATGGACGCCTCGCATCGAAGCGGCGACCAGAACGCCTTGGCGGACGCTATTCGATCTATGGCTGTGCCTGCGTCTGTGCAGCACGCCGTGGCTCAGCTCTTCGCCTGCGTGGACGCCGAGGGCACAGGCGCGGTGACCGAGGATCAGTTGCGTAGTCACCGATCGCAGGTACCAGTCACTGCCCGATACGGGTGGCATCGCTTTGTGACTGCTCTGTGCAGCAGCTATGCTATGACCtcatcgtcatcctcgtcttCCGCAACTACACCGTGCGCCTTGATCGCTGGCGGCCTCTCAGCCGGAGTGCTTCAGTCGCATCGGTGGCAACGGCGCCAccgtgctgcagcatcgtctctgtgctgcgccagcaagGCGCAGTCGCAGTCAAAGAAGGTTTCATGTTCGTCTGTCACCACGCAGCACAcagacgacgacgcggccgCCACCTATAGCCTGGAAGACGTGCTGATTCgcatggcggagctgcgtgtctgcgttCAGGCGCAGCTCTTGGAGGAGAGTAGCGCGCGGGCAGAAGCAGAGGTGAGCATCGTCGTGGCCAGGAAAGCGGGGCTCGCACCGGCTAGAGCTACCACGGATGCTGACTCGCCTTTGTCGACGGCTGCTGGCCAGAATACGACAGTCCCTTCACCACCCACAGCGGGGACGGCGCAATGGTGGGCAACGTACCTGGAGAAACTCTGCCAAAGCTACTCCCCTCTGGCCCTATAA